One genomic window of Moorella glycerini includes the following:
- a CDS encoding Mini-ribonuclease 3 encodes MDPVAGLSPLVLAYVGDAVYELLVRAHLVRRGPARPEQLHREAVRFVRAAGQARLVPALEAHLTAAEKDILRRGRNARPGHLPRSAVPEEYHSSTALESLFGYLYLKGEWQRLDELARLIFELAEV; translated from the coding sequence GTGGATCCTGTTGCCGGCCTTTCGCCCCTGGTTCTCGCTTATGTCGGAGACGCCGTTTACGAACTGCTGGTCCGCGCCCACCTGGTGCGCCGGGGTCCGGCCAGGCCGGAGCAATTGCACCGGGAAGCCGTGCGTTTCGTCCGGGCCGCCGGCCAGGCCAGGTTAGTACCGGCCCTGGAGGCCCACTTAACGGCTGCGGAAAAGGATATCCTGCGCCGGGGCCGTAACGCCCGGCCGGGTCACCTGCCCCGCAGCGCCGTCCCGGAGGAGTACCACTCCAGCACGGCCCTGGAAAGCCTCTTCGGTTACCTGTACCTCAAGGGCGAGTGGCAAAGGCTGGACGAGCTTGCCCGGCTCATTTTTGAGCTGGCGGAAGTATAA